A window of the Dyadobacter pollutisoli genome harbors these coding sequences:
- a CDS encoding DJ-1/PfpI family protein, translated as MKLAGKKIGVLFEADYFENEIFYYKFRFPEEGAEIHFLSRLWGQDKLTFLGHEHRAPMDCWETFENMSDEELRSYDAIIVPSGMVSDRLRYTEDVEKIPPATEFLKRVFAEPGILKGIICHGLWLTAPATELVRGRRLVCHNNLIGDAKAYGAIYVNEDVVVDGDLITGRSGGHAHLFAKKIIETLSSD; from the coding sequence ATGAAACTCGCGGGAAAGAAGATCGGCGTTTTGTTTGAAGCCGATTATTTTGAAAATGAAATCTTCTATTACAAATTCCGCTTTCCCGAAGAAGGGGCTGAAATCCACTTTCTAAGCCGGCTTTGGGGGCAGGATAAACTTACGTTTCTCGGGCATGAGCACCGTGCGCCGATGGATTGCTGGGAGACTTTTGAAAACATGAGCGACGAGGAACTGAGAAGCTATGATGCGATCATTGTTCCGTCGGGGATGGTTTCTGACCGGCTTCGCTATACGGAGGATGTTGAGAAAATTCCGCCGGCGACTGAGTTTTTGAAACGCGTTTTCGCAGAGCCAGGTATTTTGAAAGGCATCATTTGCCACGGATTGTGGTTGACGGCGCCTGCCACGGAACTGGTCCGGGGACGCAGATTGGTTTGCCACAACAACCTGATCGGCGACGCCAAGGCATACGGGGCGATTTATGTGAATGAAGATGTGGTGGTGGATGGCGACCTGATCACAGGACGGTCGGGTGGTCATGCGCATTTGTTTGCGAAAAAAATCATTGAGACCCTGTCATCAGATTAA
- a CDS encoding nuclear transport factor 2 family protein, which produces MKNVPDTKLGKMYKEHIQHILDKNIEALLDQYTDDATLISSFSKSPVIYKGREQVNEHMQGILGIDGLETEIIFWAETENPETLMITEQITMTVGGEKSEMRFADSWVLENGRIAIHFAGMVQHPDGSLA; this is translated from the coding sequence ATGAAAAATGTACCCGATACCAAGCTTGGTAAAATGTATAAAGAGCATATCCAGCACATTCTGGACAAGAACATTGAGGCTCTTCTGGACCAATATACTGACGACGCCACGTTGATCAGTAGTTTTTCCAAATCGCCCGTGATCTACAAAGGCCGCGAGCAGGTGAATGAGCATATGCAGGGAATTCTGGGCATTGACGGGCTTGAAACCGAGATCATTTTCTGGGCTGAAACTGAAAATCCGGAAACACTGATGATCACCGAACAGATCACGATGACAGTAGGAGGGGAAAAAAGCGAAATGCGCTTCGCAGACAGCTGGGTTCTGGAAAACGGCCGGATCGCTATTCACTTCGCCGGTATGGTTCAGCATCCTGACGGTTCCCTGGCATAA
- a CDS encoding GMC family oxidoreductase: MLNNQIYDYVIVGAGASGSVLANRLSADPANSVLLIEAGKEDQEPNIKDPGGFVSLWGSELDWQLETTRQDGLGGRQIVINQGKVLGGSTSLNAMMYVRGNPGNYEEWKALGAEGWGYRDVLPYFKKSESFENGASEYHHDGGELSIRDCPDEVMRSEHFLVGATELGYDGPNWDYNGERQENGAGLLQFHIDENGNRDSGASAFLDPARKRDNLTIITNAQVLKILIQDQAAFGVEFFTENENWHALATKEVIISAGALASPKLLLLSGIGPANELSALQIPVVNDLPGVGKNLQDHLQLPMIFRSKIPMPNTTLLTGNALFVCTKDDSTQVDLQINFTPSLPQPLAPILPDLGGPVCIFLPILVQPESRGEVSLRSKNPLDAPLVNPNYLNSEADIRVLSKAVELVRELANTPKFLELNGGEMVPGQGADISTFIRNQSTTIWHPAGTCRIGQDPDAVVDPRLRVHGIQKLRVADASVMPTVTSGNTVAACFMIGEKAADMILEDNRNN, translated from the coding sequence ATGCTGAATAATCAGATATACGATTACGTCATTGTGGGAGCAGGTGCTTCGGGCAGTGTTTTGGCCAATCGTTTAAGTGCCGATCCTGCCAACAGCGTTTTGCTGATTGAAGCGGGCAAGGAAGATCAGGAGCCTAACATCAAAGATCCCGGAGGATTTGTAAGTCTTTGGGGATCAGAGCTGGACTGGCAACTGGAAACTACCCGGCAGGATGGCCTGGGTGGTCGGCAGATCGTGATCAACCAGGGGAAGGTGCTCGGGGGCAGTACCTCGCTCAATGCGATGATGTATGTGCGGGGCAATCCCGGCAACTACGAGGAATGGAAGGCGTTGGGCGCCGAAGGATGGGGATACAGGGATGTTTTGCCCTATTTCAAAAAATCGGAAAGCTTTGAAAACGGCGCCTCTGAATACCATCATGACGGTGGTGAGCTGAGTATCCGCGATTGCCCCGACGAAGTAATGCGTTCCGAACACTTTCTGGTAGGCGCTACTGAGCTGGGTTATGACGGCCCGAACTGGGATTACAATGGTGAGCGTCAGGAAAATGGCGCCGGTCTTTTACAATTTCACATTGATGAAAATGGCAACCGGGACAGCGGCGCATCCGCGTTTCTTGACCCAGCCAGAAAAAGAGATAATTTGACCATTATTACCAATGCACAGGTTTTAAAGATACTTATCCAGGACCAGGCTGCATTCGGTGTAGAATTTTTTACTGAAAATGAAAACTGGCATGCGCTGGCAACCAAGGAAGTGATCATTTCGGCAGGGGCGCTGGCTTCACCGAAGTTGCTTTTACTGTCCGGGATCGGGCCTGCGAACGAGCTTTCTGCATTGCAAATTCCGGTAGTAAATGATTTGCCAGGCGTCGGGAAAAATTTGCAGGACCATTTGCAGCTGCCGATGATTTTCAGGTCAAAAATTCCAATGCCCAATACGACATTGCTGACCGGTAACGCGCTTTTTGTGTGTACCAAAGACGATAGCACCCAGGTGGATTTGCAGATTAATTTTACGCCGAGCCTGCCACAGCCACTTGCACCGATATTGCCTGATCTGGGCGGTCCTGTTTGTATTTTTCTTCCAATCCTGGTTCAGCCGGAAAGCAGGGGAGAAGTATCATTAAGGTCTAAAAACCCGCTTGACGCCCCATTGGTCAATCCCAATTATTTGAACAGCGAAGCAGATATCCGCGTGCTATCCAAAGCTGTGGAACTGGTCAGGGAACTGGCAAACACGCCGAAATTCCTTGAATTGAATGGTGGGGAAATGGTACCGGGACAAGGAGCGGATATTTCAACCTTTATCCGTAACCAAAGCACGACGATCTGGCACCCGGCTGGCACATGCCGCATAGGTCAAGATCCTGACGCAGTGGTGGATCCGAGGCTCAGGGTCCACGGAATTCAAAAGCTGCGTGTCGCTGATGCTTCGGTTATGCCCACCGTTACAAGTGGTAATACCGTCGCTGCCTGCTTCATGATCGGCGAGAAGGCGGCAGACATGATTTTGGAAGATAATCGAAATAACTAG